From one Triticum urartu cultivar G1812 chromosome 3, Tu2.1, whole genome shotgun sequence genomic stretch:
- the LOC125542453 gene encoding Bowman-Birk type trypsin inhibitor-like, with protein MGMKRCVVPSILLMLALQAALLVAGDVDAILLPSQGQDEAAMAAKKRPWKCCDQAVCTRSIPPICRCMDQVFECPSTCKACGPSVGDPSRRVCQDQYVGDPGPICRPWDCCDLPLCTRSNPPTCQCMDEVDKCAPTCKTCLPSRSRPSLRVCIDRHFGPFPPACTPSEAVAAGGN; from the exons ATGGGAATGAAGCGATGCGTCGTTCCTAGCATCCTGCTGATGCTTGCACTGCAGGCAgccctcctcgtcgccggcgacgtggACGCCATTCTCCTGCCGAGCCAAGGCCAAG ACGAAGCAGCCATGGCGGCCAAGAAGAGGCCGTGGAAGTGCTGCGACCAGGCGGTGTGCACCAGGTCCATCCCGCCGATCTGCCGCTGCATGGACCAGGTCTTCGAGTGCCCCTCCACCTGCAAGGCCTGCGGGCCGTCCGTGGGCGACCCGTCCCGCCGCGTCTGCCAAGACCAGTACGTCGGCGACCCCGGGCCCATCTGCAGGCCCTGGGACTGCTGCGACCTGCCCCTGTGCACCAGGTCCAACCCGCCGACGTGCCAATGCATGGACGAGGTCGACAAGTGTGCTCCGACCTGCAAGACCTGCCTGCCGTCCAGGTCGCGCCCTTCTCTCCGCGTCTGCATCGACCGCCACTTTGGACCCTTCCCGCCCGCGTGCACGCCGTCAGAGGCTGTTGCCGCCGGCGGTAACTAG